TCCTGGCCACCGCGCTCGGCATCCCGGTGTCGACCACGCACACCATCACCGGCGCCATCGTCGGCGTGGGCTCCACCCAGCGCGCCAGCGCGGTGCGCTGGGGCGTGGCCGGCAACATCGTCTGGGCCTGGATCTTCACCATTCCGGCCAGCGCCTTCGTCGCGGCCATCGCCTACTGGGTCAGCCTGCAGATCTTCTGACGGTCCACGCGGCCTTCAGCCCGCGATGACCGGCGGATTCGGGTGCAGCCGCGCCATCGACAGGCTGTCGATGTAGCGCCCCTGGCGCAGCGCGTAGCCCTTGTGCCGGCCTTCCTCGACGAAGCCGAGCGAGCGGTACAGCGCCTGCGCCCGCGCGTTGTCGGCGTGCACGTGCAGTTCGATGCGCAGCACCTGGCCCCAGTTGTCGGCCCAGTCCACCAGTTGCGTGAGCAGCAGGCGTCCCACCCCGCGGCCTTGCCAGGCCGTCGCGACACCCAGTCCCAGCGAGCGCACGTGCAGGCGCCTCAGCGAGGCCCCGGCCATGTGCAGGCCCGCCATGCCGACGATCTCGCTGCCCGCCACCGCGACGAGGCGGCAGCCTTGCGGTTCCAGCTTCTGGTGGAATTCGATCCGCGTGGCGTTGGGGGACAGCGGAACCTGCAGCAGGCCTTCCGCGACGCCTTCCTGCCCGAGCAGGGCGGCGATGGCGGCGGCGTCCTCGGGCTCGGCGCTGCGGATCACGATCTGGGTGGCGTCGGCCTTGTGGGCGGCGTCCATGTCGGTGCTCCTTCGATCAAAAGAGTGAATGGACGATCCAATCTACGCCAAGCCCCCCAGCGCGTGAAATGCCGCCTATGCATGAGCTCATGCGCGGCGTGCGGCGGTCGGCGCGCGGAATTGGCGCTACTGGCTGATCCGGCGCCCTTCCTCGACCTGGTACTCGAAGTAGTGCTGGAAGCTGAAGGCCAAGGTGGCCATCAGCACGCCCGTGCCCACCATCAGCGATGCCACGATGGCGGCGATGGTGGACCAGCTGGTCGCCCCGGCCGCATGGTCCTGCGCGGCGGCGTGGTTGAAGCAGGCGTTCCAGCGTTCGCGGGTCATGAGGCCGTAGACGATGGCGGCCAGTGAGCAGCCGGCGATCGTGAGGCCCAGTAAAGGGATCAGGATCCAGCTCCAGAGGTCGTCCTGCCCGTAGGCCTGCAGGCGCGCGATGCCGTAGAAGCCGAGCAAAGTGGGCAGGGGCAGCAGCCAGCCGATGAGATCGCGAAAGCCGTGCAGGTAAAAGCGGTGCAGGCCCAGCGGGCCGCCCAGGAAGGCCAGCCAGGCCGCGAGGGTCTTGCTCTTCATTCGGGGGTTGTCGTGTCGCCTTCGCCGATCGCCTTGTCCATCAGCACGATGTCCAGCCAGCGGTCGAATTTCCAGCCGCAGGACTTGATCACGCCCGCGTCGGCAAAGCCCAGGGCGCGGTGCACGCCGACCGAGCCGGCGTTGGCCGAATCGCCGATGACGGCGATGAGCTTGCGGACCCCGGCGGCCTGCGCCTGGCGCTCCAGCTCTCCCAGCAGCTGCTTGCCCAGGCCGCGGCCGGCGGCGTCCGGGTGCAGGTAGATCGAGTCCTCGGCGGAGTAGCGGTAGGCCGGGCGCGGCTTGAACCACTGGCAGTAGGCGAAACCGAGCACCTGGCCGGCATCGTCCTGCGCCACCAGGTAGGGCAGGCCCCTGGACAGCACATCGGCGCGGCGCGAGGCCATGTCGGCTTCGGTGGGGGGCGTGGTCTCGAAGGTGCCAGTGCCATGGAGCACGTGGTGGCTGTAGATGGCCGTGATGGCGGCGACGTCGGCGTCGCGGCTGGGGCGGATGGTGCTCATGCTTGGCTGCGGGCTATAATGATCGGCTTTCCCAGCGTGTCGCTGGCCGGGTGGCCGAAGCGCGTGTCTCAACGCTGAGAGGAATTCGAAGGCCCATGGCGGGCCTTCAAACCACCCAAGGATAAATCATGGTCGTGATTCGACTCTCCCGCGGCGGCGCCAAGGCGCGTCCGTTCTTCAACATCGTCGTTGCCGACAAGCGCACCCGCCGTGACGGCCGCTTCATCGAGCGCCTGGGCTTCTACAACCCGATCGCCAAGGGCGGCGAAGAGGGCCTGCGTGTCGCCCAGGATCGCCTGACCTACTGGAAGAGCGTCGGCGCCCAAGCCTCCCCGACGGTGGAGCGCCTCCTCAAGCAAGCCGCCGCCAAGACCGCGGCCTGAGACCCATGCCGAGCCGCCTCCCAGCCGAGCTTCCGGCGGGCCTGGAGGCGGTGGACCTCCCCCCCGATGCCATCGAAGTCGGCCGCATCGCCGACGCCTGGGGCATCAAAGGGTGGTTCAAGGTTCTCCCCCACAGCGCTTCACCCGAAGCGCTTTTTTCTTCCAGGCGCTGGTACCTGCAGCCGCCGGCCCAGGGCGGCAAGGCCTTCGCCGGCACCGGGCTGCTGCGCATCCGTGAGGCCAAGGAGCATTCCGATTCGATCGTGGCCCTGGCGCACGAGGTCGACGACCGCAACGCGGCCGAGGCCCTGAAGGGCGCCCGCGTCTTCGTCCCCCGTTCCAGCTTTCCGACGGCCGGCGACGACGAGTACTACTGGGTCGACCTGATCGGCCTGGATGTCGTCAATCGCGAGGGCGTGGCCCTGGGGCAGGTGCGTGAGCTGATGTCCACCGGGCCGCAGACCGTGCTGGTGCTCGCCTACGAAGCGGCGGGCAAGCCCCAGGAGCGCATGATCCCCTTCGTCTCGG
Above is a window of Ramlibacter tataouinensis DNA encoding:
- a CDS encoding GNAT family N-acetyltransferase, with amino-acid sequence MDAAHKADATQIVIRSAEPEDAAAIAALLGQEGVAEGLLQVPLSPNATRIEFHQKLEPQGCRLVAVAGSEIVGMAGLHMAGASLRRLHVRSLGLGVATAWQGRGVGRLLLTQLVDWADNWGQVLRIELHVHADNARAQALYRSLGFVEEGRHKGYALRQGRYIDSLSMARLHPNPPVIAG
- a CDS encoding TM2 domain-containing protein; its protein translation is MKSKTLAAWLAFLGGPLGLHRFYLHGFRDLIGWLLPLPTLLGFYGIARLQAYGQDDLWSWILIPLLGLTIAGCSLAAIVYGLMTRERWNACFNHAAAQDHAAGATSWSTIAAIVASLMVGTGVLMATLAFSFQHYFEYQVEEGRRISQ
- a CDS encoding GNAT family N-acetyltransferase, translating into MSTIRPSRDADVAAITAIYSHHVLHGTGTFETTPPTEADMASRRADVLSRGLPYLVAQDDAGQVLGFAYCQWFKPRPAYRYSAEDSIYLHPDAAGRGLGKQLLGELERQAQAAGVRKLIAVIGDSANAGSVGVHRALGFADAGVIKSCGWKFDRWLDIVLMDKAIGEGDTTTPE
- the rpsP gene encoding 30S ribosomal protein S16, giving the protein MVVIRLSRGGAKARPFFNIVVADKRTRRDGRFIERLGFYNPIAKGGEEGLRVAQDRLTYWKSVGAQASPTVERLLKQAAAKTAA
- the rimM gene encoding ribosome maturation factor RimM (Essential for efficient processing of 16S rRNA), with amino-acid sequence MPSRLPAELPAGLEAVDLPPDAIEVGRIADAWGIKGWFKVLPHSASPEALFSSRRWYLQPPAQGGKAFAGTGLLRIREAKEHSDSIVALAHEVDDRNAAEALKGARVFVPRSSFPTAGDDEYYWVDLIGLDVVNREGVALGQVRELMSTGPQTVLVLAYEAAGKPQERMIPFVSAYVDSVDLPGRRIIVDWQPDY